A stretch of the Ktedonobacteraceae bacterium genome encodes the following:
- a CDS encoding S53 family peptidase, translating to MPIDESGPSSYRKSLQSGNRYGLRGIPTSSPAPRPPAESPRWKIRPRVIFPLLAILLITGALSWRFSGNFTHAAPAGGSVTFPGTVSPIIKRSHLQGQADPNQQISLSIGLRLSNADGLKHYVEDITNPKSLNYHRYLTPAQVSDVFGPDKATYNALLQFLQQSGFTIKATYRHRLLITFSGTVGQVESVFHVQINNYTAPGGHQFYANPGDPQLPATLAGAVLSISGLNNALHWQHASLDEKNLPSNPQGASVTCLGHGNNYLTPDQTASAYNLNGLYSAGYSGEGQTVALFELDTYQMSDLTNYASCFGHAHPAIQTVVTGSNPVPTDDGVAEVELDAELVLSAAPQLGILRIYEAANDESDYNAEWAQIVQDAVPVVSTSWGACENDIGQQEAQQENAFFMEAVAQGQNIFAASGDSGSAGCYFDGSSSSILNAGDPGAQPFVTGVGGTSLTLNGPSYGSETTWNNSYGASGGGISQFWQSPTWQIAPGVINSYTSGAPCNAPQGSFCRETPDVSLNADPTTGYLIYCTSPAVSYCKNNGPWVVIGGTSAAAPMWAAMMTLTNEMSLKTGGFNLGFVAPLLYQVGNNQSSYSASFHDITSGNNDYNNLNGGVYPATANYDMATGLGSYNAFTLASNLVSLALNQSGSRSAPASRTWYFAEGSVGGSFQEFLTLENPNTSQAATVSVTYLFQSRSSVTITHTVPASSRFTVNVNSDLNIPPSASHQSISAVVQVTSGPAIIAERPMYFNFQGIQSGTDVLGATAPGQSFFFSYADTRQSGRSYYSYITMLNPSSTQTATATITYYTGSCGRNGQPSCPQQVISIPPLHRGTGAPPANSQVSVYVTSNLPIVVERPMYFRDTVPNAGGLTTGAASVVGVPVPGNDWLFAEGYTAKDFQEYFELANFDSSTPATATIKLEYSNGHTQAIQVTVPPLGRYVLDVNQANAHPYGTCDVNPCQTTNDSSAEITSTGPIVADRLMYFHFGPHYYSGGTEAIGEAGLSSHNAYAFAEGYTANNFTEFLTLQNPTNADETVAVTMFADTYVIQQQLVVKAHSRHTLDINNYIVPIAQSHDNGGANAYAVSIIVQSLGNGTTIVVERPMYFDFYGDQGGTDVIGFTG from the coding sequence ATGCCAATTGATGAATCGGGGCCTTCCTCGTATAGGAAGTCCCTACAATCTGGAAATCGATATGGACTCAGGGGCATACCCACGTCGTCGCCCGCTCCCCGTCCTCCCGCGGAATCCCCACGGTGGAAGATACGTCCCAGGGTTATTTTCCCATTGCTCGCCATTCTATTGATCACCGGGGCGTTAAGCTGGCGCTTCAGCGGCAATTTTACCCATGCTGCTCCTGCCGGCGGCAGCGTCACATTTCCAGGCACCGTTTCTCCCATCATCAAGCGTAGCCACCTGCAGGGGCAGGCAGACCCGAATCAGCAAATTTCGCTCTCCATTGGGCTGCGCCTGAGCAATGCCGATGGCCTGAAACACTATGTAGAGGATATTACCAATCCCAAATCATTGAACTATCATCGCTATCTGACACCCGCGCAGGTATCAGACGTTTTTGGGCCGGATAAAGCGACCTATAACGCGCTGCTGCAGTTTCTACAACAATCCGGTTTTACGATTAAAGCCACCTATAGACATCGTCTTCTGATTACGTTTAGTGGTACGGTTGGGCAGGTGGAGAGTGTATTTCATGTGCAGATCAACAATTATACCGCGCCTGGTGGTCACCAATTTTATGCGAATCCTGGCGACCCGCAGCTTCCAGCGACACTGGCAGGAGCAGTATTGAGCATCAGCGGACTCAACAACGCGCTGCACTGGCAACACGCGTCATTAGACGAAAAGAATCTCCCATCAAACCCGCAAGGAGCTTCAGTGACTTGCTTAGGGCATGGAAACAACTATTTGACACCCGACCAGACGGCCTCGGCCTACAACCTGAATGGCCTGTACAGCGCGGGCTACTCGGGCGAGGGGCAGACGGTCGCGCTTTTCGAACTCGATACCTACCAGATGAGCGACCTCACCAACTACGCCTCCTGCTTCGGTCACGCGCACCCGGCCATTCAGACGGTTGTGACAGGTTCCAATCCGGTCCCTACTGATGACGGCGTTGCGGAGGTCGAACTGGATGCCGAACTTGTGCTGAGCGCCGCACCTCAGCTTGGCATATTGCGCATTTACGAGGCCGCCAACGATGAATCGGACTACAATGCCGAGTGGGCGCAAATCGTCCAGGATGCCGTTCCGGTGGTAAGCACGAGCTGGGGTGCGTGCGAAAATGATATCGGGCAGCAGGAAGCCCAGCAAGAAAATGCCTTCTTCATGGAAGCCGTCGCGCAAGGACAGAATATCTTCGCTGCCTCCGGCGACAGCGGCAGCGCGGGCTGCTATTTCGATGGGTCGTCTTCGAGTATATTGAATGCCGGAGACCCTGGCGCGCAGCCCTTCGTAACGGGAGTCGGCGGCACCAGCCTGACCTTGAACGGCCCCTCGTATGGCAGCGAAACCACGTGGAATAACTCCTATGGCGCTTCCGGCGGCGGCATCAGTCAATTCTGGCAATCGCCAACCTGGCAGATTGCTCCCGGCGTCATTAACAGCTACACTTCGGGAGCGCCCTGCAATGCCCCACAGGGAAGCTTCTGCCGCGAAACGCCGGATGTTTCTTTAAACGCGGACCCGACTACCGGCTACTTGATCTACTGCACGTCGCCCGCCGTTTCTTACTGCAAGAACAACGGCCCCTGGGTCGTCATCGGCGGTACGTCGGCAGCCGCGCCAATGTGGGCAGCGATGATGACGCTTACCAACGAGATGTCGCTGAAAACGGGCGGCTTCAACCTGGGCTTCGTTGCACCACTGCTCTACCAGGTTGGTAACAACCAGTCCAGCTACAGCGCCAGCTTCCATGATATTACAAGCGGCAACAACGACTACAACAACTTGAACGGCGGCGTTTATCCAGCCACCGCCAATTACGACATGGCGACGGGCCTGGGCAGCTACAACGCCTTCACGCTGGCGAGCAACCTGGTGTCGCTGGCGCTAAACCAGTCCGGTTCGCGTTCTGCCCCCGCCAGCAGGACGTGGTACTTCGCCGAAGGCAGTGTAGGCGGCAGCTTCCAGGAATTTTTGACCCTGGAGAACCCCAACACCAGCCAGGCGGCTACCGTCAGCGTCACTTACCTGTTCCAGTCGCGTTCGTCGGTGACGATTACGCATACCGTTCCCGCCAGTTCGCGCTTCACCGTCAACGTGAACTCGGATTTGAATATCCCGCCATCCGCCTCGCATCAGTCCATTTCGGCGGTTGTCCAGGTGACCAGCGGTCCAGCGATCATTGCCGAACGGCCGATGTACTTTAACTTCCAGGGGATTCAGAGCGGAACCGATGTGCTCGGAGCGACCGCGCCGGGGCAATCTTTCTTCTTCTCCTATGCTGATACGCGCCAGTCCGGTCGCAGCTACTATTCGTACATTACCATGCTCAATCCGAGCAGCACGCAGACGGCTACGGCCACTATCACCTACTACACCGGTTCTTGCGGGCGAAATGGCCAGCCGTCGTGTCCTCAGCAGGTGATCTCCATTCCCCCGCTGCATCGCGGCACAGGCGCGCCCCCGGCGAACAGCCAGGTTTCGGTCTATGTCACTTCCAACCTGCCCATCGTCGTTGAGCGGCCGATGTACTTCCGCGATACCGTTCCCAATGCGGGCGGGCTTACAACCGGCGCGGCCAGCGTTGTTGGCGTCCCGGTTCCCGGTAATGACTGGCTCTTTGCCGAGGGCTATACCGCCAAAGATTTCCAGGAATACTTCGAACTGGCCAACTTCGACTCGTCGACGCCTGCTACCGCCACTATTAAGCTCGAATACAGCAATGGGCATACGCAGGCCATTCAGGTAACGGTTCCACCCCTGGGTCGCTACGTGTTAGATGTCAACCAGGCCAACGCTCATCCTTACGGCACCTGCGATGTCAATCCATGCCAGACCACGAATGATTCTTCGGCTGAAATCACCTCTACCGGGCCAATTGTAGCCGACCGCCTGATGTACTTCCACTTTGGCCCGCATTACTATTCGGGCGGCACGGAGGCCATAGGGGAGGCCGGACTATCATCCCACAACGCCTATGCATTCGCCGAAGGTTACACGGCCAACAACTTTACGGAATTTCTGACATTGCAAAACCCGACCAATGCCGATGAAACGGTCGCCGTTACGATGTTCGCCGATACCTACGTCATCCAGCAGCAGCTCGTAGTGAAGGCGCACAGCCGCCATACGCTCGACATCAACAACTATATCGTCCCGATTGCGCAATCGCATGACAATGGAGGCGCGAATGCCTACGCCGTTTCCATCATCGTGCAGTCCTTAGGCAATGGGACAACGATAGTAGTTGAGCGCCCCATGTACTTCGATTTCTATGGAGATCAAGGAGGCACGGACGTGATCGGCTTTACGGGATAA
- a CDS encoding RNA polymerase sigma factor: protein MKTDKERNVQDIQASSLARNTASTTGESLTVEEIYERFRRPIHSYIFRLLGNQEDSDDITQEVFIRAFTAWNDLYERDKLSAWLYKIATNLCVDQMRRRKRISWWPLSRRKANSEWGETHLEEENSYLPAGSGGIPEIAERDHIRQTLASMPQDYAIALILNAAQGVPYQEIAEIVGISPNAAATRISRAKRMFAEYYERLSKQDAADKERGPVR from the coding sequence ATGAAGACGGATAAAGAGCGCAATGTGCAGGATATACAGGCATCCTCGTTGGCTCGCAATACTGCTTCTACAACAGGTGAGTCGCTAACGGTCGAAGAAATTTATGAGCGTTTCCGCCGACCGATCCATTCGTATATTTTCCGCCTGCTTGGCAACCAGGAGGACTCGGACGATATCACACAGGAAGTATTCATACGCGCATTTACCGCCTGGAATGATCTCTATGAGCGGGACAAGCTTTCCGCCTGGCTCTACAAGATCGCGACCAATTTATGTGTTGATCAGATGCGGCGGCGCAAGCGCATCTCCTGGTGGCCGCTTTCACGACGCAAGGCGAACAGCGAGTGGGGCGAAACCCATCTTGAGGAAGAAAATTCCTATTTGCCTGCCGGTAGCGGCGGCATACCGGAGATAGCGGAACGAGACCATATTCGACAGACCCTTGCAAGTATGCCCCAGGATTACGCCATCGCGCTGATCCTGAATGCCGCCCAGGGTGTGCCTTACCAGGAAATTGCGGAAATCGTAGGCATATCGCCCAACGCGGCTGCAACTCGTATCTCGCGTGCGAAACGTATGTTCGCCGAGTACTACGAGCGCCTCAGCAAGCAGGATGCAGCGGATAAAGAACGGGGGCCGGTACGATGA
- a CDS encoding DinB family protein: MATGQPTQQSILDDLQEDDARFKRLINHLSDGQQQEAFTPEGWSVKDFLAHMAHWKAATLKLIAAYTHDQPLPPVMPSGDEANAEAREIDQALSLPQVRNYWEETHQSFTHLVADELDDEKLQEKVRPPWDEGPEMPICTIITDICGHDAEHFELIEQYFEIPDNLEVPD; the protein is encoded by the coding sequence TTGGCTACAGGACAACCCACACAGCAGAGCATTCTGGACGACTTGCAGGAAGATGACGCGCGTTTTAAGAGGCTCATTAATCATTTGAGCGATGGGCAACAACAGGAAGCGTTCACACCAGAGGGGTGGTCGGTCAAGGATTTCCTGGCGCATATGGCCCATTGGAAAGCGGCGACACTCAAGCTTATTGCGGCGTATACGCATGACCAGCCGCTTCCACCTGTGATGCCATCGGGAGACGAGGCCAACGCGGAAGCGCGAGAAATCGATCAGGCGCTTTCGCTGCCCCAGGTGCGCAACTACTGGGAGGAAACGCACCAGAGCTTTACCCATCTCGTCGCCGACGAACTGGATGACGAGAAACTGCAAGAGAAGGTACGCCCGCCCTGGGATGAAGGCCCGGAGATGCCAATTTGTACCATCATTACGGATATCTGCGGGCATGACGCGGAACATTTCGAGTTAATCGAACAATACTTCGAGATACCAGATAATCTTGAGGTTCCTGATTGA
- a CDS encoding acetyl-CoA C-acetyltransferase, translating to MAERDAVIVGAVRTPTGKFLGNLAGFSAPQLGAIVIKEVVRRSGIAPDALDEVIMGNVVSAGIGQAPARQAALHAGLPDDTPALTINKVCGSGLKAVMLAAQAIRAGDAKAFVAGGMESMSNAPYLLEKARTGYRMGDGKLIDAVVHDGLWCAFENIHMGKEAEIIAEKYGVTRQEQDRFSFESHQKALAATSAGRFRDEIVPIEVKQKKGVLVVDTDEPIRGDTSMDALAKLMPVFQEGGTVTAGNAPGLSDGASATVVVDSDFARANGMNTLARITGYATAAITPRYIFAAPPRAVRRLLERTGLKLSDFDLIEVNEAFAAQALANGKELDWDWSRVNVNGGAIALGHPIGSSGSRVLTTLIYELRRRGGGRGLATLCLGGGEAVAMAVEV from the coding sequence ATGGCAGAACGTGATGCAGTGATCGTTGGCGCGGTTCGCACGCCAACGGGCAAATTTCTTGGCAATCTTGCCGGTTTTAGCGCACCCCAGCTCGGTGCAATCGTGATTAAAGAAGTTGTACGCCGCTCCGGTATCGCGCCGGACGCGCTCGATGAAGTAATTATGGGCAATGTCGTCTCGGCTGGAATTGGGCAGGCGCCCGCGCGCCAGGCCGCGCTGCATGCCGGACTCCCCGACGATACTCCCGCGCTCACCATCAACAAGGTATGCGGCTCCGGTCTCAAAGCCGTTATGCTGGCGGCGCAGGCCATTCGTGCTGGAGATGCAAAAGCGTTTGTCGCGGGCGGCATGGAAAGCATGAGCAACGCGCCCTATCTCCTGGAGAAGGCCCGTACAGGCTATCGCATGGGCGATGGCAAGCTCATCGATGCCGTCGTGCATGATGGCCTCTGGTGCGCCTTCGAAAATATTCACATGGGCAAGGAGGCCGAGATCATCGCCGAGAAATATGGCGTGACTCGCCAGGAGCAGGATCGTTTCTCGTTTGAGAGTCACCAGAAGGCGCTTGCTGCCACCAGTGCCGGTCGTTTTCGGGACGAGATTGTGCCTATCGAGGTGAAGCAGAAAAAGGGCGTGCTGGTGGTAGATACCGATGAACCCATTCGCGGCGATACCTCGATGGATGCGCTGGCAAAACTGATGCCTGTTTTCCAGGAGGGCGGCACCGTGACAGCTGGCAACGCTCCCGGCCTGAGCGATGGTGCCTCGGCCACCGTTGTAGTGGATAGCGACTTCGCCAGGGCAAATGGCATGAACACCCTCGCGCGCATCACCGGCTATGCTACAGCCGCGATTACGCCGCGCTACATCTTCGCCGCGCCCCCACGCGCCGTGCGTCGCCTCTTAGAGCGCACCGGCCTCAAATTGAGCGATTTCGACCTCATCGAGGTCAACGAGGCATTCGCGGCCCAGGCGCTGGCAAACGGCAAAGAGCTCGACTGGGACTGGTCGCGTGTCAACGTCAACGGCGGCGCTATCGCTCTTGGCCACCCCATCGGCTCCAGCGGCTCGCGCGTCCTGACGACGCTAATCTATGAATTGCGCCGTCGTGGTGGTGGGCGCGGCCTGGCTACGCTCTGCCTGGGCGGCGGCGAGGCCGTAGCGATGGCGGTCGAGGTGTAG
- a CDS encoding MFS transporter translates to MEQTRRNVSDLSQAEYDIREEQVISIPAAGRDLTLVSAAHAVIHAMSVLMPLIYPIIQVEYHLSYTQIGLIVAIPNAVGGLLQIIFGLLSRYILRKVMLGVGNILVGASTFFTGTITGFWTLMLWTMLSRIAGAPQHPVGSSYLSDRYGRKRHGYALAWHVAGGNIGTLAVPLIAGPLLGMWGWRPVLYVAALPGILIGIAILILVDEKDLLDRRVPRQKSEPGAGQSRQWSMRNVTTGIKMLFEPLRNRTLAVIMLVSIIAAGGRGLGNVTTYVPLYLQNIRHLNSTTISIFFTILLLGSVLGPLLGGRLSDWIGRRRMLFFFYGASAVTTILFIVVAGPDMPLWLIPLSLVLMGFAVYAESPLLQAYLADTSPSAIRDTSFGLYFALAFGIGSIWSGILGWIIDHYGFGAAFWTMAGSYVAAGLLLLLIRREAPAGDPGKE, encoded by the coding sequence ATGGAGCAAACAAGACGCAACGTTTCTGACCTATCTCAAGCCGAATATGACATCCGCGAAGAGCAAGTGATCTCCATTCCCGCAGCCGGGCGCGACCTCACGCTGGTCAGCGCGGCCCACGCCGTCATTCACGCCATGTCGGTGCTGATGCCGCTGATCTATCCCATCATCCAGGTTGAATATCACCTGAGCTATACCCAGATTGGCCTCATCGTTGCCATACCCAACGCTGTCGGCGGCCTGTTACAGATTATTTTCGGCCTGCTCAGTCGCTATATCCTGCGCAAGGTGATGCTGGGCGTGGGCAATATTCTGGTCGGCGCCAGCACATTCTTTACCGGCACCATCACCGGCTTCTGGACACTGATGCTGTGGACTATGCTCTCGCGCATCGCCGGGGCGCCGCAACACCCGGTAGGCAGTTCGTATCTCTCCGACCGCTACGGTCGCAAAAGGCACGGGTACGCGCTGGCATGGCACGTGGCAGGTGGCAATATCGGCACGCTGGCAGTGCCACTCATCGCGGGCCCGCTGCTCGGCATGTGGGGATGGCGACCGGTTCTCTACGTCGCGGCCCTGCCGGGCATCCTGATAGGCATCGCGATACTGATCCTGGTCGATGAAAAAGATTTGCTAGACCGGCGTGTCCCACGCCAGAAGTCAGAGCCAGGCGCCGGACAGTCCCGGCAATGGTCAATGCGCAATGTGACGACAGGTATAAAAATGCTCTTCGAGCCGCTGCGCAATCGCACGCTGGCAGTTATCATGCTTGTCTCGATCATCGCCGCCGGTGGGCGCGGCCTGGGCAACGTCACCACCTACGTCCCGCTTTACTTGCAGAATATTCGGCATCTGAACAGCACGACCATCAGCATTTTCTTCACCATCCTGCTGCTCGGCAGCGTATTGGGGCCGCTGCTGGGCGGTCGCCTCTCCGACTGGATTGGGCGCCGCCGCATGCTGTTCTTCTTCTACGGAGCCTCGGCTGTCACCACCATCCTCTTCATTGTGGTGGCAGGCCCAGATATGCCGCTCTGGCTCATCCCACTCTCGCTGGTGCTGATGGGTTTTGCCGTGTATGCCGAAAGTCCGCTCCTGCAGGCATATCTTGCCGACACCTCACCTTCCGCTATTCGCGACACCTCTTTCGGCCTCTACTTCGCCCTGGCATTCGGGATTGGCTCCATCTGGAGCGGCATCCTGGGCTGGATCATCGATCATTACGGCTTCGGCGCGGCATTCTGGACGATGGCGGGGTCGTATGTTGCCGCCGGGTTGCTGCTTTTGCTGATCCGGCGGGAAGCTCCTGCTGGCGATCCGGGCAAAGAATAG